ATGTCCAGCTCGGCGGCCCGGCCGTCCCTGATCAGGACGGGCGGCAGGTGCCCGGCCCTGGCCCAGCTCAGCACCTGCGTCTCGGGGTCGTACAGCCCGCAGATCGCCGTGGCGGTCACGTTCTCGGTCAGGTGGTGGGCGACCATGTTGAGCCAGGCCAGCAGCTGGCCGGGGCCCGCGCCGGTGGCGGCCAGGCCGCGCAGGGCGTTGCGCAGCACGACCATGCCGGTGGCCGCCTCGATGCCGTGCCCGGCCACGTCGCCCACGGCCAGCAGGATCTTCTTGGACGGCAGGATGACCGCGTCGTACCAGTCGCCGCCGACCAGGTGCTCCTTCTCGGCCGGCCGGTAGCGTACGGCGACGTCCAGGCCGAACGCCTCCACCGGCTGCTGGCTGGCCGGCATGATGGCCCGCTGGAGCTGCAGCGCCAGCCGGTTGCGCTCGGCCGCCTGCTGCTCGGTGTGGGCGAGCTGGTCGCGGGTGGCCGCGAGCGCCATCTCCGTCCAGTGCTGGGAGGAGATGTCCTGGTACGCGCCCCGGATGGCCAGCAGCAGCCCGTCGTCGCTCAGCGCCGGCTCGGCCACCACCCTGATGTGGCGGGCGATGCCGTCGCGCCGCTGCAGCCGGAACGCGGCCGAGGCGGGCTGGCGGTGGTGCAGCACCGTGCGCAGGAAGCGGCCGATGACCACCGCGTCGTCGGGGTGGGCGTGCTGGGCCAGCAGCTCCAGCGGGATGGGCGGCTCGCCGGGAGCCATCCCGTACAGGGAGTAGAGCTGGCTGTTCCAGGTGATCTCGCCGGTGAGCGCGTTCTCCTCGAAGCCGCCGATGCGGCCCAGGCGCTGGGCGTGCTGGAGCAGGCTGGCCAGGCGGGTGGCCTCGTCCTGCAGCCGCCAGATCATCAGCACGTCCTCGCCGTGGCGGGTGATGCTCACGTGCGCGACGCTGGCCAGCGGCACCTGGTCGACCAGCGCGATCAGCGTCACCCGGTCGGACTGGAACGGCTCGCCGGTCGCGTGCACCCGCTCGATCTTGGAGAACAGGCCGTCGTCCTGCGCGGCCAGCGGGTACGCCTCCAGCAGCCGCGAGCCGGTCACCATCGCGGCCGGCCGCCCGGCCGGGTCGGCGAAGCGCCGGTTGGTGTGGCGGATCCGGAAGTCGGTGAGCCGGCCGTCGGCGCTCAGGCAGGGCCGCAGCACCATGGCGGCGTCGGGCAGCACGTCGGCCAGGTCGGTCAGCTCCGACGGCGGTGCCACGTCGGGCGCGCCGACAGGACGCTCCAGCGTGTGCGCGCACAGCTCGGCCAGCGCCTCGATCTGCTTGACGATCTGGGGCGACGGCTTCTCCAGCGGCTCCGGCCAGCTGATCTCCAGCACGCCCAGCACGCGGCCGCCGGTGCCGGCGGGCACCGACGCGCGGCCCCCGCCGGGGGTGGCGTGCCAGCCGATCGAGGGCAGGCCGACGTCCGACAGCGCGCGCAGCCAGATCGCCTTGCGTTCGGTGAGCGCCTGCCGGGCGGGGGTGGCCACGCCGGGCGGCACGTAGCGCCAGCGGGCGGCCTCGGCCTCGTTGAAGCCGGCATAGCCGGCCAGGGCTAGTGAGGCGTCGTGGCCGGCCGCCCAGATGGCGACTGCGGTGGCACCGAGCGGGGTGAGCGCGTGCTGCAGCAGCGACTCGGCGACGGCCTGCGCGTCGCCCGCCTGCAGCATGCCGTTCTCGGCGCTGCGCATGCGCACCGCCACGCCCGCACCGCCTCCCCCACCGGCACCCGCACCGCCTCCCCCACCGGCACCTGCGCCGCCTCCCGCGCCGCCTCCCGAGGCGGGCCCTGAGGCGGCGCGATCACGCTCGGCCGGGGACAGCGCCTCGCGTGAACGGGCCGCGTTCAGAAACTCCCTGGCCGTCTCGCTGATGCGATCCCTGGCGGCGTGGTTGATGATGTCGGCCGACATCTCGATGGGCGAGACCCCCGCCTGCTCGGCCAGCGTCGCGATCTGCCGCGCGGCCTCGGTGAGGCCGCAGCCGAGCCGCTCGATCAGGATGCCCTTGGCCACCTCGATCAGCGCCCGGCCCTCGGCCGCGTGCTGGGCCTCCCGCACCGCCTCGCGCAGCCGTTCGATGGTCGCCGCCAGGCGGCCGACGTTGGTCGCCGCCAGTCGGCCGACGTTGGTGGCCGCGCCCGCGTCCGGAAGCTCCGGGTAACCGGCGGTGCCGGGGTCCGGCGCAGCCGGGTGCTGGAGGTCGTGCACGTGCTCTCCTTGCCTGGTGACGAGGCCTGGTGACGGGGCGGTGGGGGACGGTACGCGGGCTACGCCGCCAGCCAGTGCCGGATGCGCTCGATCAGGTGATCGGCGTCCACCGGCTTGGTGACGTAGTCGCTGGCCCCCGCGGCCAGGCTCTTCTCCTGGTCGCCCGGCATCGCCTTGGCGGTCACGGCGATGATGGGCAGGTCGGCGTACTCGGGCATGGCCCGGATCGCGGCCGTCGCGGCGTAGCCGTCCATCTCCGGCATCATGACGTCCATCAGCACGAGATCGATCTCGGGGTGCCCGACGAGGGCGTCGATGCTCTCTCTGCCGTTCTCGGCGTGCAGGACGCGGATGCCGTGCACCTCCAGCATGCTGGTCAGCGCGAACAGGTTGCGCGTGTCGTCGTCCACGACCAGGATCGTGCGGCCGCTGAGCGCGCCGTCCACCTCACTCTCGGCGGGGGCGGGGACGGACGCCTCCGAGCGCATCAGCGGCAGCACGTCACCGACCTGCTCGGCCGTCAGGTGCAGGGCGATGCGCTCGCGCAGCTCGTCCAGGCTGGACAGCAGCTCCAGCGGCTGGTTGGCCAGGTGCGCCGCGCGCTGCGGGCCGGCCTGCCAGTTGGTGTAGGCCAGCACGGGCACGCCGGCCAGCGCCGGGTCGCCGTCCATCGCCTCCAGGAGCTGGTACGCGGCCTGCTGCGGCATCTCCAGGTCGAGCACGATGCAGTGGCAGGGCTCGGCGGCCAGCGTGGCCGCCGCCTCCTGGGCGCCGGCGGCGGCGACGAGCTCGATCTCGCCGACGCGGGTGCGTGGCAGCTCGTGCACCACGCTCTCGGCGACCAGCGAGAGCAGCCCGCGGGCACGCTGTTCGATCACCAGCAGGCGGCGTTGCTGGGGCGGAGCCTCAGCCCCGGCGGAGCGGGGCTCACCGGGCGTCGCCTCGTCCTGCTCGGCGGCCTCTTCCGCCTGCTCGGCCACGGTGTCCTTGGCGGCCGGGTCCTGGAAGTCGGGGCGCGCGATCGGCAGGTAGAGCGTGAACGTGCTGCCCTCTCCCGGCGTGCTGTGCGCGGCGATGGCGCCGCCCAGCAGGTAGGCGATCTCGCGGCTGATCGACAGGCCCAGGCCGGTGCCGCCGTACTTGCGGCTGGTGGTGCCGTCCGCCTGCTGGAACGCCCCGAAGATCACTTCGAGCTGCTGCTCGGCGATGCCGATGCCGGTGTCGATCACGCGCAGCGCGAGCGCGCCGCCGTGGGGCCGCACCGAAGGGGGCAGCTCCGACTGCGCGGCCGGCTCGATGCGCAGCTCCACGCTGCCCGTCTCGGTGAACTTGACCGCGTTCGAGAGCAGGTTGCGCAGCACCTGGCGCAGCCGGGAGTCGTCGGTGAGCAGCTCGGACGGGACGCCGGGAAGGGTCGTGACGCGGAAGTCGAGGCTCTTCTGGCTGGTCATGGGCCGGAACGTGGCCTCGACGTAGTCGAGCAGCTGACGGACCTGAACCCATTCGGGGTTGATGTCCATCTTGCCCGCCTCAACCTTGGACAGGTCGAGGATGTCGTTGATGAGCTGCAGCAGGTCCGAGCCGGCCGAGTGGATGATCCCGGCGTACTCGACCTGCTTCGGGGTGAGATTGCGGGTGTGGTTCTGGGCCAGGAGCTGGGCCAGGATGAGCAGCGAGTTGAGCGGGGTGCGCAGCTCGTGGCTCATGTTGGCGAGGAACTCGCTCTTGTACTTGCTGGCCAGCGAGAGCTGGTGGGCGCGGTCCTCCAGCTCCTGCCTGGCCTGCTCGATCTCCAGGTTCTTGGTCTCGATGTCCTGGTTCTGGCGGGCCAGCAGCGTCGCCTTCTCCTCCAGCTCGGCGTTCGAGCGCTGCAGCTCCTCCTGCTGCTGCTGCAGCTCCTCCGAGCGGGCCTGCAGCTCGACCGCCAGCCGCTGCGACTCCTTGAGCAGCTCGTCGGTACGCGCGTTGGCCACGATCGTGTTCAGGTTGACCCCGATGGTCTCCATGAGCTGGTCGAGGAAGGTCCGGTGGACGGGTGTGAACGCCTGCACCGAGGCCAGCTCGATCACGCCCAGCACCTGCTCCTCGACCACGATCGGCAGCACGATGAGCGAGGCCGGCAGGCTGTCCCCCAGCCCCGAGGAGACCTTGACGTACCCGGCGGGCACCTCGTCCACGGCGATGGTCCTGCGGGTGCTCGCGGCCTGCCCGACCAGGGCCTGGCCGAGGCGGAACCGGTCAGGCCGGTCGGTCTCCACGGGGTAGCCGTAGGCGCTGATGAGCTGCAGCTCGCTCTCCTCGGCCAGGAAGAACGCGCCGTACTGGGCGGAGACCAGCGGCGCCAGCTCGTTCATCACCAGCTCGGCCACCGTGGCCAGGTCGCGGTGCCCCTGCATCAGGCTGGACATGCTGGCCAGGTTGGACTTCAGCCAGTCCTGCTGCTCGTTGGCCGTCGTGGTCTCACGCAGGGACTTCACCATCGAGTTGATGTTGTCCTTCAGGTCGGCCAGCTCGCCCTCGGCGTCCACGGTGATCGACCTGGTCAGGTCGCCGGAGGTGACGGCGCTGGTCACCTCGGCGATGGCGCGGACCTGGCGGGTGAGGTTGCCTGCCAGCTCGTTGACGTTCTCCGTCAGCCGCTTCCACGTACCCGACACGCCCTCGACCTCGGCCTGACCGCCCAGCCGCCCCTCGCTGCCCACCTCGCGGGCCACGCGCGTGACCTCGGCGGCGAACGCGGAAAGCTGGTCCACCATCGTGTTGATCGTGGTCTTCAGCTCCAGGATCTCGCCCCGGGCGTCCACGTCGATCTTGCGCGTCAGGTCGCCCCTGGCCACGGCCGTGGTGACCTGGGCGATGCTGCGTACCTGGTTGGTCAGGTTGTCGGCCATGGAGTTGACGTTGTCGGTGAGGTTCTTCCAGGTGCCTGCCACGTTCGGCACCCGCGCCTGGCCGCCGAGCTGGCCCTCCGTGCCGACCTCGCGCGCCACGCGGGTGACCTCGTCGGCGAACGCGCTGAGCGTGTCGACCATCGTGTTGATCGTCTGGGCCAGGACCGCGACCTCGCCCTTGGCCTCCACCGTGATCTTCTGCGACAGGTCGCCGCGGGCCACGGCGGTGGCCACCTGCGCGATGCTGCGCACCTGGCTCGTCAGGTTGGAGGCCATGACGTTGACGTTGTCCGTCAGGTCCTTCCAGGTGCCCGACACCCCTCGGACCGTCGCCTGCCCGCCCAGGTTGCCCTCGGTGCCGACCTCGCGGGCCACCCTGGTCACCTCGTCGGCGAACGCCGAGAGCTGGTCCACCATCGTGTTGATGGTCTCCTTGAGCTCCAGGATCTCGCCCCGGGCGTCCACCCGGATCTTCTGCGACAGGTCGCCGCGCGCGACCGCCGTGGTGACCTCGGCGATGCTGCGCACCTGCGCTGTCAGGTTGTCCGCCATGACGTTGACGGACTCCGTCAGCGCCTTCCAGGTGCCGGAGACGCCCTTCACGTCGGCCTGGCCGCCCAGGCGGCCGTCGGTGCCGACCTCGCGCGCCACCCGCGTCACCTCGTCGGCGAACGAGGAGAGCTGGTCGACCATCGTGTTCAGGGTGTTCTTCAGCTCCAGGATCTCGCCCCGGGCCGAGACCGTGATCTTCTGCGACAGGTCGCCGCGCGCGACGGCGGTGGCCACCTGGGAGATGTTGCGCACCTGGTCGGTCAGGTTGCCGGCCATGAAGTTCACCGAGTCGGTCAGGTCACGCCAGGTGCCGGCCACCCCCTTCACGTTGGCCTGGCCGCCGAGCTGCCCCTCCGTGCCGACCTCGCGCGCCACGCGCGTCACCTCGTCGGCGAACGAGGAGAGCTGGTCGACCATGGTGTTGACGGTGTTCTTCAGCTCCAGGATCTCGCCCCGGGCGTCCACCGTGATCTTCTGCGACAGGTCGCCGCGCGCGACCGCCGTGGTGACCTGGGCGATGCTGCGCACCTGGTCGGTGAGGTTGCCGGCCATGGCGTTGACCGAGTCGGTGAGGTCCTTCCACGTCCCCGACACCCCGGGCACGTCGGCCTGGCCGCCCAGCCGGCCGTCGGTGCCCACCTCGCGGGCCACCCGCGTCACCTCGGAGGTGAACAGCGCGAGCTGGTCCACCATGCCGTTGAACACGGACGCGATCTCACCGAGCAGCCCGTCGGCGTCCCCGGGCAGCCGATGGCGGAAGTCACCGTCCCTGACGGCCGTCAGCCCCGCCAGGAGCTGCCGCAGCTCCTGCTCGCCCACTTCCGCGTTCCCAGGGGTGGTGGAACGCGAGCCCTGCACCGATGTGTCACTCATGTCCCGCCTCTTCGCTCTGCCCGTCAACTTGAGCTGCCGCTCTTGTGCGTCCGTCGCTCCGTGGTGCCGAGGGCACGACTACCGACCTGTCTGTGCCTTCGTCACCGTTTTGTGAGGGTACTAGATCGCTGCACTGCTTCCCCCGCCTTCGGCCTGCCACAACGAGCCGCGGAGCCCGTGCTGGACGTGCGTGGCGCGGATCCCGTGACGATGCCGCCCGGCACCGTGTCACCGTACGGCGGCCAGGGTGTTGAGGGGGTCGTCCAGGAGTCTGGCGAAGGCGAGCTCGGCGGCCCCGGCGAGCGTGGTGTCGTCACCGAGGGCCGTCACGGCCAGGAGCACCCGCTCGCGCGACACCGGCAGGACATGCGCGTCGATCCGGGCACGGACGCGCGCCGCGGCACCCGGATAGACGTCGCGGAGCATCCCGCCGAAGACCACGAGCGCCGGGTTGAACAGGTTGATGAGGTTGACGACGCCGACGCCGAGCCAGTCGCCGACGCGGTCCAGGGCCTCCCGCGCCCGGGGCTCACCGGCCTCGGCGAGGGCGACCACGGCCTGGATGCCGTCGCGTCCGATGAGGTCGCCGGCCCGTCCCGCGTAGTCGAGCAGCGCCTGCTCCCCCACCTCGGCCTCCAGGCACCCGCGCGACCCGCACAGGCAGGGGCGCCCGTCGAACGGGTTCACCAGCATGTGCCCGAGCTCGCAGCCGTAGCCCGCGTCGCCGTCCAGAAGTCTGCCGCCGACGATGATCCCGCCGCCGACGCCGACGTCCCCGTGCAGGTAGATGAGGTTGTCGACGTCGCGTCCCGCGCCGCGTACGTGCTCGGCGACCGCGCCCAGATGCGCCTCGTTGCCCACCTCGACGGGCAGCCCGAGGCCCAGCCCGGCGGCGAGCTTCGCGCCGAACGCCTGATCCACCCAGCCGAGGTGCGGCCCGTACCGGACCGTGCCGTCGGCGCGCCTGATCAACCCGCAGTAGGACGCGCCGACCCCCACGCACAGCGCCCCCGGATCGGCCCCGGCCACCAGCTCGCGGCCGAAGGCGGCGAGCACCTCGACGACGTTCTCCAGATCGACCCCGGCGCGGGCGCGCACCGCCTCACGGCGCTCGAAGACCTGGCCGCCGAGCCCGACCCGGGCCGCGAGCAGCCGGTCCACGGCCACGTCGAACGCGAGCCCGTACACCGTCCCCCGCTCGGGCATCACGACGATCGACGGCCGCCCCGCGCGGCCCTGCCCGGTGGGGACACCCTCGCGGACGAGCCCGGCGGCGGCCAGCTCGGCGGTCAGGTCCATGATGGTGCTGCGGTTGAGGTCCATCCGGCGGCTGAGTGCGGCCCGCGACACGGCCCCGTCCTTGTGGACGCGCCGCAGCACCTCGCTCAGGTTTCGCTGCCGCATCCGCTCCTGAGTCCGCGGGCCCGCCGCCGATCCCGTCACCTCCGCCAGCCTAGAACGTGTCCGCTCGGGAGGACAGCCGGGACGGGCGGGAGGCCGCATCCGAGCAGACGCCTACCCAGATATCGCCGTAGCCACGAGCCGGAGAGCCCGTTCATGATCATGGCTGCGTTCCGGGTCAGAGTGCCGGAATCGGCATCGAGCCGCAGGCCGGGGAACCGGTCGAGGAGCGTCCCGATGGCGATGCGGGCCCCGACGCGGGCGAGCGGCGCGCCCACGCGGTAGGGCACACCGTGGCCGAAGGCCGGGTGGGCGGAACCCAGCCGGGTGAGGTCGAGCTGATCGGACTCGGGGGAAATGGACGGGATCGCGGTTGGCGGCCTGCAGGGCGACGACGACGCTCTCCCCCGCCTCGATCGTCACCTCGCCCACCACCCTGTACGGAGGCTTCGTCTTCTTCCCGGGAGAGAGCGCCACCGCCGTGCTCGACGCCTACCGGGAATGGGTGGGACCGTCCCGGAGAGCATGTCGTCCTCCGCCGCGCTGGTGCGGCTGCCGGACGTGCCGGTGCTGCCGGAGCCGCTGCCCGCCGTCACCACACCGATCATGGACAAGGTGCGGGAGATGCCGTACGCCGACTGCGCCTCCATCCACTCCGACCCGGTGGACCCGGCCGCCGTCATCGAGCGCGCCGGGCTCCTGCGCGAGCTCACCCCCGAGACCGTCGGCGCGCTGGTCGCGGTCGCCGGAGCAACGGCTGAAGCAGCGCGTCGATCCGGTCGATCCGGTCCGGCTCAACCACAACATCCGTCCCGCAGCCTGAGGCTTGTGGGAGGCGGGCCGGTCAGCCGGGCATGACCGGCCCGCCGCGCCGGCGCGATCACGCCGAGCCGCACCAGCCCGCCGATCGCCATGGCAGGCACCACCGCGAGCAACGCCGCCGGCACCACTCCGGCACCCGACTCCTCCGCGAGCGCGAAGACGAGCGCGATGCGGCATCACGGAGCGAAAATCGTCCAGTGCTCCGCGAGGTCGAAGCCCATGGCCTGATAAAGAGGGACGCCCAGAGGACTGGCATGCAGAAAGGCGGTTCTCGCCCCGGCCGCATGAGCGTCGCTCAACACCGCCGCCGTAGCCGCCCAGCCGTAACCGCGCCGCCGATGTGCGGGAGGAACGGCGATGTTGAAAACGCCGACCAGATCGTCCACGAGAACGCCGAAGGAGGTAGCCACGGGGACACCTTCGACCTCGCAGAGATAAGCACGCATCGAAGGGTGCCCGATCAGGGAGGGCGCGCTGAAAACCGAGAAGAGCTCCGCCGGCCCCTCGTATCCGGCGGCCATCGTCGTCCGGTACAGATCTCCCTCACCGGCCGGGATCCGGCGCACCACGAGGCCGTCGGAGCCGGATCCGCGCAGGTCGTCGCCGGTCAGCTCCTTGAGCATGAAGGGGAGCGTCATCCGCTGCAGGAGCCCGTGGCCCTCGGCGGTTCGCACGATCCGGTCATCGACCTCCTCGCCGCGCACCTGCACACTCCAGGCCACGGACGCCAGCCGCGGCGAGGAGGCGAACGCCGCCACCTCTTCGGCGTCGGCCTTTCGCACTGTGCTGAAGACGCCGTTGAGCAAGGGCATCGGAGCTGTGGTGACAAGCTCCGTGGTGCCGCCGGGGCCGGACCTGTGAAAGCCGCCGGGCTGGGAGGCCGCGAACCTGTCGAGCGCGGTCATCCATGCCTGCGCAGCCGTGTCCACTGCGTTCACTTGATCTCTCGTCCTTTGTGTAGGGAGCCTGTCGATCAGCGGTCCCCCACTCTCGTTCACGAAGGGGGTTGCACACATCAGTCACATGACGCTGCCGGGGCCCCTGGTCACGGCGGGCCGGGGCCGGTGGGCGACGAGAACAGGCCCGCATCGTCGCGTCATCCGACTGTCTCCGCCGGAGGCGCGCCGATGGCCGCACCGGCCCGCATGGCGGGGTGCGGCGCCATACGCGACGGGTACGCGCGGGTCACTTGGCCTGGAAGCCGCCGTCGATGGTCAGGATCGCGCCGGCCACGAACGACGCCCTGCCGCCGTCCTGGGTCAGCTCCACGACGGCCTGCTTGCCGACGTCCTCGCGCCG
The nucleotide sequence above comes from Nonomuraea gerenzanensis. Encoded proteins:
- a CDS encoding SpoIIE family protein phosphatase, which gives rise to MHDLQHPAAPDPGTAGYPELPDAGAATNVGRLAATNVGRLAATIERLREAVREAQHAAEGRALIEVAKGILIERLGCGLTEAARQIATLAEQAGVSPIEMSADIINHAARDRISETAREFLNAARSREALSPAERDRAASGPASGGGAGGGAGAGGGGGAGAGGGGGAGVAVRMRSAENGMLQAGDAQAVAESLLQHALTPLGATAVAIWAAGHDASLALAGYAGFNEAEAARWRYVPPGVATPARQALTERKAIWLRALSDVGLPSIGWHATPGGGRASVPAGTGGRVLGVLEISWPEPLEKPSPQIVKQIEALAELCAHTLERPVGAPDVAPPSELTDLADVLPDAAMVLRPCLSADGRLTDFRIRHTNRRFADPAGRPAAMVTGSRLLEAYPLAAQDDGLFSKIERVHATGEPFQSDRVTLIALVDQVPLASVAHVSITRHGEDVLMIWRLQDEATRLASLLQHAQRLGRIGGFEENALTGEITWNSQLYSLYGMAPGEPPIPLELLAQHAHPDDAVVIGRFLRTVLHHRQPASAAFRLQRRDGIARHIRVVAEPALSDDGLLLAIRGAYQDISSQHWTEMALAATRDQLAHTEQQAAERNRLALQLQRAIMPASQQPVEAFGLDVAVRYRPAEKEHLVGGDWYDAVILPSKKILLAVGDVAGHGIEAATGMVVLRNALRGLAATGAGPGQLLAWLNMVAHHLTENVTATAICGLYDPETQVLSWARAGHLPPVLIRDGRAAELDMISGVLLGALSDMTYEESQIQLAADDVLLMYTDGLIERRDLPLHQAQQQLLRTATHPSTGLGHRLDHLLTHSRSDTDDDTCLVGIQLH
- a CDS encoding HAMP domain-containing protein, which codes for MSDTSVQGSRSTTPGNAEVGEQELRQLLAGLTAVRDGDFRHRLPGDADGLLGEIASVFNGMVDQLALFTSEVTRVAREVGTDGRLGGQADVPGVSGTWKDLTDSVNAMAGNLTDQVRSIAQVTTAVARGDLSQKITVDARGEILELKNTVNTMVDQLSSFADEVTRVAREVGTEGQLGGQANVKGVAGTWRDLTDSVNFMAGNLTDQVRNISQVATAVARGDLSQKITVSARGEILELKNTLNTMVDQLSSFADEVTRVAREVGTDGRLGGQADVKGVSGTWKALTESVNVMADNLTAQVRSIAEVTTAVARGDLSQKIRVDARGEILELKETINTMVDQLSAFADEVTRVAREVGTEGNLGGQATVRGVSGTWKDLTDNVNVMASNLTSQVRSIAQVATAVARGDLSQKITVEAKGEVAVLAQTINTMVDTLSAFADEVTRVAREVGTEGQLGGQARVPNVAGTWKNLTDNVNSMADNLTNQVRSIAQVTTAVARGDLTRKIDVDARGEILELKTTINTMVDQLSAFAAEVTRVAREVGSEGRLGGQAEVEGVSGTWKRLTENVNELAGNLTRQVRAIAEVTSAVTSGDLTRSITVDAEGELADLKDNINSMVKSLRETTTANEQQDWLKSNLASMSSLMQGHRDLATVAELVMNELAPLVSAQYGAFFLAEESELQLISAYGYPVETDRPDRFRLGQALVGQAASTRRTIAVDEVPAGYVKVSSGLGDSLPASLIVLPIVVEEQVLGVIELASVQAFTPVHRTFLDQLMETIGVNLNTIVANARTDELLKESQRLAVELQARSEELQQQQEELQRSNAELEEKATLLARQNQDIETKNLEIEQARQELEDRAHQLSLASKYKSEFLANMSHELRTPLNSLLILAQLLAQNHTRNLTPKQVEYAGIIHSAGSDLLQLINDILDLSKVEAGKMDINPEWVQVRQLLDYVEATFRPMTSQKSLDFRVTTLPGVPSELLTDDSRLRQVLRNLLSNAVKFTETGSVELRIEPAAQSELPPSVRPHGGALALRVIDTGIGIAEQQLEVIFGAFQQADGTTSRKYGGTGLGLSISREIAYLLGGAIAAHSTPGEGSTFTLYLPIARPDFQDPAAKDTVAEQAEEAAEQDEATPGEPRSAGAEAPPQQRRLLVIEQRARGLLSLVAESVVHELPRTRVGEIELVAAAGAQEAAATLAAEPCHCIVLDLEMPQQAAYQLLEAMDGDPALAGVPVLAYTNWQAGPQRAAHLANQPLELLSSLDELRERIALHLTAEQVGDVLPLMRSEASVPAPAESEVDGALSGRTILVVDDDTRNLFALTSMLEVHGIRVLHAENGRESIDALVGHPEIDLVLMDVMMPEMDGYAATAAIRAMPEYADLPIIAVTAKAMPGDQEKSLAAGASDYVTKPVDADHLIERIRHWLAA
- a CDS encoding ROK family protein: MRQRNLSEVLRRVHKDGAVSRAALSRRMDLNRSTIMDLTAELAAAGLVREGVPTGQGRAGRPSIVVMPERGTVYGLAFDVAVDRLLAARVGLGGQVFERREAVRARAGVDLENVVEVLAAFGRELVAGADPGALCVGVGASYCGLIRRADGTVRYGPHLGWVDQAFGAKLAAGLGLGLPVEVGNEAHLGAVAEHVRGAGRDVDNLIYLHGDVGVGGGIIVGGRLLDGDAGYGCELGHMLVNPFDGRPCLCGSRGCLEAEVGEQALLDYAGRAGDLIGRDGIQAVVALAEAGEPRAREALDRVGDWLGVGVVNLINLFNPALVVFGGMLRDVYPGAAARVRARIDAHVLPVSRERVLLAVTALGDDTTLAGAAELAFARLLDDPLNTLAAVR
- a CDS encoding GNAT family N-acetyltransferase; this encodes MNAVDTAAQAWMTALDRFAASQPGGFHRSGPGGTTELVTTAPMPLLNGVFSTVRKADAEEVAAFASSPRLASVAWSVQVRGEEVDDRIVRTAEGHGLLQRMTLPFMLKELTGDDLRGSGSDGLVVRRIPAGEGDLYRTTMAAGYEGPAELFSVFSAPSLIGHPSMRAYLCEVEGVPVATSFGVLVDDLVGVFNIAVPPAHRRRGYGWAATAAVLSDAHAAGARTAFLHASPLGVPLYQAMGFDLAEHWTIFAP